CGACGGGGCGCGTCGGCGCGAAATCGTCGCCGACCTGCTGGAGCGGGTGGGCCTGTCGGCCGACGACGCCGACCGCTACCCCCACCAGTTCTCCGGTGGCCAGAAACAGCGGGCGGCCCTCGCGCGGGCGTTGGTTTTGAATCCCGACCTGCTGGTGGCCGACGAACCGGTCTCGGCGCTCGACGTGTCGGTCCAAGCCGGGATTCTCTCCCTGCTGGACGACCTCCAGCGCGAGTTCGGCCTCGCCATCCTGCTCATCAGCCACGACATGAGCGTCGTCCGAGAAATCTGCGACCGGGTGGCGGTGATGTACCTCGGCGAAATCGTAGAGGAGGGACCGACGGGGGACGTGCTGGCCGACCCTCAACATCCCTACACTCGGGCGCTGGTCTCGTCGGTTCCCGCGCCGGACCCCGGCCAGCGCGCCGGCGAGGTCCTCCTCTCCGGGGACGTGCCTTCGCCCTCGGACCCGCCCTCGGGATGCCGGTTCCACACGCGGTGTCCCGAGATTATCCAACCGGAGGACTACGACTTCGACCAAGCGAACTGGCGGGCCGTGATGGACCTCCGGGTCGCGCTTGAAGACGGCAAGTTCGACCCCGAGACACCGGACGGCGAGGCGCTTGCTGGCGGGGTTCGGGAACGATTCGGGATTCCGGACGAACTCGGAGATGAGGAGGCCGAGGAGGTCGTCTCGTCGGCCATCGACTCGCTGGCGTCGGGTGACCCCGAGTCGGCCCGGAACCTACTGGCTCGGGAGTTCGAGACGGTCTGCGAGCGCGAGCGTCCCGAACTCCGAGAGACGGAGACCGGGCATCCGTCAGCGTGTCACCTGCACGAGAAGCGGTCCGGTGTGGAGAACTGACCGCGAGGGCGGTTCGGGTTTCCCGGACCGGAAGTTCTCGACCTACGTCTGTCCGGCGTGGTGCAACTGTAACTCGTCCGATTCGACGAACCGAGCGAACACGAACAGCGGCGTTCCGAGTAGTATCGCGGTCGTGACCGTCACTGTCACGTTCGTCATCTCCGCAAGGCCGAACCCGGACCCGACGATTAGCGGGAGGACCGCGAGACAGCAGACGGCCACGAGGAGACCCACGATACTGGCCGATTCGCGGAGCGAGCGTGCCGTTCCAAGTGCGAACATGGCCGTGATGGGCACCACAGTCAGCGCGATGGTGTTCAGAACGACGATGACGAGGACGACGCCTATCGAAAGCCGACTCGAAACTGGCTGATTCCAGAGAACGACCCCACCGGCGACTTCCAAGAGCGTGAGGATGGGGACTGCGACGAGGCTTGCGATACCCGCGACCTTGATTCCGTCGGACACGTCTGCGCGCCTGTTTCTGGAAACGTAGGCCGCCCCAATCGCCGCGACGAGCAGGAAGGCGACCAGCGGGCGCACGTAAACTAATGCACCCTCGAAGGCGGGGTAGGTGATGCGCGAGGCCAGTCCTATCACCGCGAGAACGACGCTTGCGATTCCCGCGGCTTTCGGGTTCTGTTCGAGACTCATTAATTCAATTGACGGGTGAGCCGATTTTCCCTGCACCAACAGTTTGTAGTACTTTCCGACGGGTGATGTCTGGCCGGAATTGTTGACTGTATTTCATATATGTGGAAATGATGTATACCCTATTTATATTTTTGTTAGGATATAAAATGCACAGCAGTCTCGGTTATCTACATTTCTCCCACAAACTGTCGATTTCCATACTAAACTTCGTTTCCGCGAATCGTTTTGAGGGATGGTAGCATACTTCTCTGTATGGCGACAGACGACCCAACGTCCGACGATTCACCCTCCGCCGAAACGTCGTTCGTCCGCGTCGCGGACGCCGCGGAACTCCGCGAGGAGGGCCGAATGGTGACGCGCGCCGACGGTCGGGCCATCGCGCTGTTCCACCACGAGGACGAGTTTCAGGCCGTGGACAACCGGTGTCCCCACATGGGCTTCCCGCTGGCCGACGGGACCGTGGACGACGGCATCCTGACCTGCCACTGGCACCACGCCCGGTTCGAACTCTCCTGCGGCGACACTTTCGACCCGTGGGCCGACGACGTGCAGAGCTTTCCGGTCGAAGTCCGGGACGGCGATGTGTACGTCAATCCCCATCCGGACCCCGACCTCCCGCCGGTCGAACACTGGTCGAATCGGCTTCGGACCGGACTGGAGGAGAGTCTGCGGTTGGTCCTCGCCAAGTCGGTCATCGGACTGGCCGACGAGGACGTGGCCTACACCGACCCGCTCGAAACCGGCCTGCGGTTCGGCGCGCGGTACCGCGACGACGGGTGGAGTTCGGGCCTAACCATCCTGTCGGCGATGGCGAACCTCCACGGCGAACTCCGGCCCGACGACCAGCGTCGGGCGCTCTACACAGGTCTCTACCGGGTGGCCCAGAACTGTCAGGGCGAACCGCCCAAATTCGACCAACCGTCGTTTTCGGCCCGCGACCTCTCGCGCGACCGCCTCGAATCGTGGTTCCGCGAGACCATCGAGGTCCGGGATAGGGACGGCGCGGAGCGGTGTTTGCAGACCGCAATCGCAACCCTCTCCCCCGAGGAGGTCGCCGACATCCTCTATCTCTCGGCGACCGACCACCTCTACATGGCGTCTGGCCACACCTTCGACTTCATCAACAAGGCCTGCGAGGCGCTGGACCACGTGGGGTGGGAACACGCAAGCGAAATTCTGCCGAGCGTGATTCCCCGACTCACCGAGGCCTCCCGGTCCGAGGAGCAGTCGTCGTGGCGTCAGCCAATCGACATCGCGGAACTCACTTTCGACGCCGCCGACGAACTCCCCGGCCTCGCTTCCGAGGGCGAGGACGCCGACTGGGACGCGCCCGAGGGGTTCGCCGACACGCTCCTCGGCGACGACCCCGAGCAAATCATCACCGGGATGAAATCTGCGGTCCGGAAGGGTGCGACCCCCGCCGAACTGGCCGGCGAAGTCGCGCAGTCTGCGGGAAGGCGGGTCGCTCAGTTCGGGACCTCCAACGAGTTCAACGACTGGGACACGGTGCATCACACCTACTCCTACGCCAACGCGGTCCACAAGGCCGCCCTCCGAACCGACTCGATGGCCGGCTATCGAGGCGCGTTCGCTGGCGCGATGAGCGTCTACCTCGACCGGTTCCTCAACACGCCGCCGACGCCGATTCCCGACGGGACGGAGGTCGAGGCCCCCGAGGACCTTCGGGCGGACCTCCTCTCGGTCTTCGACGAGGAGGGCGAGGTCGATACGGCCGGGAGACTGGTCGCGGCCTACCTCCGCGAGGGCGGCGACCCGGCGGAACTCAAGCGGGTCCTCGGCGAGGGCTTGCTCCGCGAGGACGCCGATTTCCACACGCTCCAGAACGTCGAGGCCGCCTTCGAGCAGTTCGACCTGACCGACGACTCCGACCGCGCCCGGACTCACATGGTCGCCACCGCCCGGTACGTCTCGGCCCACGTCCCGACCCGGCGCTCGGCCGAACAGACCTACACGATTGCGGACAGGCTACACCGCGGCGAGGCAGTCCACGAGGCCGACCGAGACTAACTGTATGTTTCTTAAAGAAACGAAAAGCGTGCTTAGAGAACGAGTACTGTTTCCATCTCACTCCGACACCGCGGGGAAGCCCAGCGCCGCCAAATCGACGTGTTCGCGGATCAACTCGGCCGCGGCGTCGTAGGGCGACTGCCTGTTTTGTTCGCGCTCCGGGCGAGACTTCCCCGCGGACTCGAAGACCCGAGCGACGAACGCCTCGCGGACGTTCCGGTTCTCAAACAGGCCGTGAAGGTAGGTTCCAAGCACGTCGCCGGTCGCCGCGCTCTCCGGGCCGAGAGGCCGGGCGATTGCTTCCCCATCCGCCACGGCCTCCGTCACCGCCGACCGGCCCGCGTGAATCTCGTACCCCGAGGTCGCCCCGGTCGCTCCCGCTATCGGCCCGACGCCATCGACCGACCGCGAGACCCGTTCGACGCGCTTGTCCGCCGAAAAGCGGGTCTCGACCGGGAGGAGACCGAATCCCGCGACCGCCTCGCGCTCGCCGGTCCCTTCGACGCTGGCGTTCGTAATTCGCTCGCCGAGCATCTGGTAGCCCCCGCAGAGACCGACCACCGGCCCGTCGAAGTCGGCGAGTGCGTCCCCGAATCCGGCCTCGCGGAGCGCCAGCAGGTCGTCCACCGTGTTCTTGGTCCCCGGCAGAACTACGGCGTCGGCGTCTGTGAGGTCGGAATCGAGCGGGACGTAGGCCACCCGCACGCCGGGTTCGCGGGCCAGCGGTTCGAGGTCGGTGACGTTCGAGGCCCGCGGGAACCGGGGCACCGCGACCGTGACCGCGCTCGCGTCGGGCACGCCGTCGTCTTGCCCTCTCACCGACCGCTCGCCCGGCGATGGGAGCGAAACGCTGTCCTCCTCGGGCAGACCGGGGTCGTCGTAGGGCAGGACGCCCAGCACCGGCACGCCGGTTCGGTCCTCGAACTCCGCAATTCCGGGTTCGAGAATCGACCGGTCGCCGCG
This genomic window from Halorussus lipolyticus contains:
- a CDS encoding ABC transporter ATP-binding protein, with the translated sequence MTDALLSVRDLQKHYPITEGPLRRETGRVRAVDGVSFEIARGETLGLVGESGCGKSTVATTLMGLEEPTDGRVSFDGVTVDERDSADSREFRRRAGMVFQDPTSSFDPRMTIGESVAEPLSIHGLDDGARRREIVADLLERVGLSADDADRYPHQFSGGQKQRAALARALVLNPDLLVADEPVSALDVSVQAGILSLLDDLQREFGLAILLISHDMSVVREICDRVAVMYLGEIVEEGPTGDVLADPQHPYTRALVSSVPAPDPGQRAGEVLLSGDVPSPSDPPSGCRFHTRCPEIIQPEDYDFDQANWRAVMDLRVALEDGKFDPETPDGEALAGGVRERFGIPDELGDEEAEEVVSSAIDSLASGDPESARNLLAREFETVCERERPELRETETGHPSACHLHEKRSGVEN
- a CDS encoding Rieske (2Fe-2S) protein, with the translated sequence MATDDPTSDDSPSAETSFVRVADAAELREEGRMVTRADGRAIALFHHEDEFQAVDNRCPHMGFPLADGTVDDGILTCHWHHARFELSCGDTFDPWADDVQSFPVEVRDGDVYVNPHPDPDLPPVEHWSNRLRTGLEESLRLVLAKSVIGLADEDVAYTDPLETGLRFGARYRDDGWSSGLTILSAMANLHGELRPDDQRRALYTGLYRVAQNCQGEPPKFDQPSFSARDLSRDRLESWFRETIEVRDRDGAERCLQTAIATLSPEEVADILYLSATDHLYMASGHTFDFINKACEALDHVGWEHASEILPSVIPRLTEASRSEEQSSWRQPIDIAELTFDAADELPGLASEGEDADWDAPEGFADTLLGDDPEQIITGMKSAVRKGATPAELAGEVAQSAGRRVAQFGTSNEFNDWDTVHHTYSYANAVHKAALRTDSMAGYRGAFAGAMSVYLDRFLNTPPTPIPDGTEVEAPEDLRADLLSVFDEEGEVDTAGRLVAAYLREGGDPAELKRVLGEGLLREDADFHTLQNVEAAFEQFDLTDDSDRARTHMVATARYVSAHVPTRRSAEQTYTIADRLHRGEAVHEADRD
- a CDS encoding cobyric acid synthase; this translates as MTRTLLVAGTASHVGKSTVSAGLCRALSDAGVSVAPFKAQNMSNNARVALSPDDERSAEGSSAAETDWGEIGVSQYVQARSARVTPTTDANPILLKPHSDGESQLVVRGKAVGHFSAGSYYDDHWETARDAAKASHDRLADDHEVVVAEGAGSIAEINLHDRDLANVETARFADAEVVVVADIERGGAFASLYGTLELMPDDVRQRVVGAIITKFRGDRSILEPGIAEFEDRTGVPVLGVLPYDDPGLPEEDSVSLPSPGERSVRGQDDGVPDASAVTVAVPRFPRASNVTDLEPLAREPGVRVAYVPLDSDLTDADAVVLPGTKNTVDDLLALREAGFGDALADFDGPVVGLCGGYQMLGERITNASVEGTGEREAVAGFGLLPVETRFSADKRVERVSRSVDGVGPIAGATGATSGYEIHAGRSAVTEAVADGEAIARPLGPESAATGDVLGTYLHGLFENRNVREAFVARVFESAGKSRPEREQNRQSPYDAAAELIREHVDLAALGFPAVSE